TCACCTTCCTGCGCTCCTACAACGAGGCCCGGCCCCACAGCGCCTTGCAAATGAAAACCCCTATGAATTACTTGAAAAACTTCTGCCAAAATCCTAAACTACAACCCAACTACTCCGTTACCTATGTCGGGAAGTAGTACAAATAATTCTTCGTTTTTTGTGGATTTGTTCAATTCCAATTGAACCACAAAAAGAAGAGGCCGACCACCCAGCAATAATACGAAAACCCTTCCAGCGAGTGGTTGCGCAGGATTTTAAGCAGCAGGTAAATGGCCAGTAGGCCGCTTAGAAACGAAACAATTGCCCCAGCAATAAACAGCCCCCAATCGTTTGCCGGGTTCTCACTCTTGAAGAGCTTGGGCACTTCTAAAAGCGCTGCCCCTGCAATAGCCGGAATAGACAACAAAAAAGAGTAGTCGGCGGCCTTTTTCCTATCCAGTCCCAGAAACAATCCGGTTGTAATGGTTGCTCCCGAACGGGAAATGCCAGGAAGAATAGAAACCGCCTGTGAAAGACCAATGACGAACGTGTTTTTATAATTCAATTCCCTTCCCTTCGGCCTGGAATACCGGGAAAGGTAAAGAAAAACTCCGGTTGCAATGAGTTCAAGGGAGACCCAAAGTGGTCGGTTAACCGCCTCTTCGAAGAATTTTTGAAAGCCTATACCTATGAAGGCCGCCGGAATGGAACCCCACAGAACAAGAAGCGCCAGCTGCCAGTCCTGGTTACGTTCTTCCGGGAGTTTGCCGGCCAGTTTCAAAAAAAAAGCTTTGGAAATACGGAGAATTTCTTTTCGATAGAAAATGAGAAGCGAGGCTAATGTGCCTATGTGTAGAATCACATCAAAAGCGAGATTGTCCAGTTTGGATTCGAAAACGTGCTGGAATAGTGCCAGATGGGCCGAGCTGGAAACGGGCAAAAACTCGGTCGCCCCCTGCAAAACAGCCAGAAAAAAAATCTGCCAGCTTTCCACAGAACGGAGTTTATGCGTTATTCTCTTTTCGTCAAGCCATAAATGGTCAACGCATGATCGTCGTTATGCTTGCGCAGCAGCTTTACCCGGCAGCTTCTTTTGTTTAGATTATAGCAGGAGGTTTGTTGGATGGCCTTTGCAAAAGAGAA
This portion of the Verrucomicrobiia bacterium genome encodes:
- a CDS encoding undecaprenyl-diphosphate phosphatase; the protein is MESWQIFFLAVLQGATEFLPVSSSAHLALFQHVFESKLDNLAFDVILHIGTLASLLIFYRKEILRISKAFFLKLAGKLPEERNQDWQLALLVLWGSIPAAFIGIGFQKFFEEAVNRPLWVSLELIATGVFLYLSRYSRPKGRELNYKNTFVIGLSQAVSILPGISRSGATITTGLFLGLDRKKAADYSFLLSIPAIAGAALLEVPKLFKSENPANDWGLFIAGAIVSFLSGLLAIYLLLKILRNHSLEGFSYYCWVVGLFFLWFNWN